The window CAGTAAACTTTCGACTTTCAGTGAATTTAATAATAATCGaagtgtttatatttgctaactACTTGTGAATTGAGTCTTGCTAATGGCATAATATAGTGAACTTTGTTCCTTGGAGAGCTTTAACTGAGACCGTTGGCGCGTGATGACCCGCAGCCGATCAACATGGGAAACTGATAGTCCTGTGACTCAAAATCTTTTAGTGGCATGTTGTGGTCAATCTAAGATTCAAAACGACGTCTAGAAATTTTTGTagtaaatattgaattttgtagtaagatAGAAGCCGTAAATTTTTCGTAATAAAGTAAAGGTGTGTATTCAAGTTCTTCCTCTTGTTTGTTGCTTAGGCTAGTTCAATtgcacttttctttttttcttttctttttttcttttgagggaAGATAAGGTTGGCATTCCATACACCAGGTTAAAATTCATTCTGGGATAAAAATTTACTGGTccttttccttaaaaaaaaaattacaattaCCCTTCTTATGGTGTTCGGTGTTGTGGTTTTCTTTATATGATACCTTAATGACAGCATTTTGTGGCGTCATTGCCTTCTCTATGTGCCATCAATGCTGTCTCTTCGttcatttgttttttatttttattttttgccgcAGCGGCTATTCACACAGGTTTTATgggtacaaccagcaaaattatatataaaaaaaaaaataggcaaAGAGGCACATACACATAACTCTTCCAAAGAAACTCTTCTGAATAATGAGCAAAAATAAGGCGATCCAGTCCGCAGCCATGTTCGCCTTTCGGTAGATATGAGCAGCCTGAAAGGTGCTACAATCTCTCACCAACCTACGAATGTCACAAAGCACCGGTTGTCCGTCCCCATATCTATGCTCATTCTGGATCTattcgatcaccgtccctctaAATTAGTTAAGGCTTTGATGAGTTGCCAGCTCCGTAGTTGATTACTAACCAGTGGAAAAGTTTCCTTCAAGATAGATGCTATCTGCACCCAGAACATCCCtcgcataaattttttttcgcATAAGTGATGCCCTCCCATGTTCCCAGCTTCACTCTTTCTTGAAAAACTAAGTTCTCGCACTGTAGATACATTAACTCAGAGCCACCGTTTAACAAAatcaagaattattttctggtgGTATATATTAAAAGTATATTAAACAAAGCAGACAAGACCTTCCAAAGATCTGAGAGGCTAAGGCCAAAGcataaagcaaacaaatgaaaCTATGCAACTTTATCCTTATTTACCATAATGATAATGTCCACAGCAACAGATATGAGCTTTAATCACTGCATTTAGCTCTCTGGTATGTGGACCACAATATTCAAGAAAAAGGAGGGTAGAGGAGGCGCAACTTGTTTTCTATTCATATAAAGTAGCCATTGTTTCTGAATAACCTTGAAACCTTGAAGTCCAAATATATtcttataaaatttttgttCCATCTCCTATGTGTTTTATTTAAACTGGCTCTATTCATTAGTCAATAAACTGTCGAAAAACAGAGAAATTACGATGCAATCAAAGTTGTATTCAGGATGAAGAAAGGTTACGGAGGAATAAAAGTTGTGCACTTTCAGATCATCAGCTAAAGCATCCGTAACTTAATTAGTTCTTTTCTAGCTTGTTTTTGTGGCTAAACCAGATCTGGAAGTGACTTCTTCTATCTTCTCAGTATAATTTTGCTGAAGTTTGTACCTAATGCAGCCTGACACTATCATCAATTATCGTCTAATTTGTTCTTCAAAGTTGTCAgaatcaaataatattttttcctttatctattgtactatttttttatttaaagcaAACTGCGTTTGAGCCTCTAGATCTTCAAAATCGGCCAATAACTGAGGACACTCTGTTTATCTCGAGCCTCCCGTGATTTGTAAAAGTGGAGCTGATCTTTTGTTGCTAGAGAGGGTGCAAATTTCTTATATTTTGTTCATAGAAGGAAATTGCCATTGGTAAATTCCTTCTCTAACTAAAGACGTGGTAGATCTATTCTCCTTTTCACATGCAGACAGCCTACTATATATTTTAGATGCTTCGTCTTATTAATAATAATTCATTAGTGCTGGTAATTTGCCGCACCCACAATCTGGGACATAACACGACCATGCTACCATGGAATACTGCCCACAACAACATGAAACTAACCATAGCAACTTGTATAAAAATCGAtctcatataaaatataaaaaagtcaAATTTCTGAtcaaattaaataataaaacaaGTTGCCGAGCTTCTAAACCTAAAATTCAAATATTCAGGATTCCATAAAATTATCAactataaatttataattaactAATAAACTAAAAAATCTTCTACAAAAGCCTCTTAGCATAAACTTCGAGTCCGGATCATTCCCCATTTTTAGGAATCTTATTCATCTGAAAAAGTTAGAAAATAAGAGACGTGAGCTACATCGCTCAGTAAGTAAATCTTATCTATCTTATTGAATACAGtataaatttttgcataaattaatgCACCATTTATAAATCTTTTACTATCATTGAAAAATAGAATGTTTCTAATAACAATATAGTAAAACAAGTTATAAAACTAATCATGCTCttgcttatgcataaatcatacaaattttataaatataattcCAATTGcatagcataaataaaatcataaatcatAAGCCATTTAATTAGTTTATGGTACAAAACATTACTCACAGATATTTAGTGATATAGTCATTTTGTACCCGTGATAGGACTGTCATCGTAATCGACAAAGTATAATAATTTGTATTTATTACCAACTTTGTAGCTGTTGGTAAAGGGCTGATTATATTGGATGCTAGCTCTAGAATGTTTATTGACCTCTACTTCTAGGGTCTATTATAGCTATCTAAGagcttttaaaatatttatactttttcttaaaatatacatatataacatGCAGAAAAGTACTAAATGgcatattcatatttcataaacaaGCTATTTACATTAAAATATTCTAGGAActaatattttcataataaagtataattttcataatacatattttttatccttattttaggAAAAATATAGAATCATTCTTTTCACGATAAAATAACCAGCAACTCAAAAACTAATAAGGAGTATAAAAATTACGTGTCTCTTTTCGCTTGAAACTTTAAATTTAATTATGCGAATCAGCTTAACCTATTCAAATCATTCAAAGCCCAATTAAATTTATATTCAATAACTTTAATCATACTAAAAttttaagagagagaaaaaaaggtaTGATTGGTCGATCTGATGGTGTTCGATGGCTTTGAGTAGGTCAGATCTAAGCGATTCGATCCATTAACTATGAAGTGGGAACTCAATCAAAGCGAAGATTGTTTGACAGGGCTCATCCATAGTGGCATTCAGGGATACTCAACAAAGCTAGGATGATGGGTCCGACATATCGTTCGAATACTAGGGTGGTGCAGGGCCACTTTTCTAAGGTCATCCTGGATCCATAGCAAAAGGAGACAGGACTTCATACTGGGATCTATATATCTAATTGAAATaggaggaaaaagagagagagaaaaaaaaaaaaaaacagaaataagagagaaagagggatgcTTTGCCTCTCTTAGAAGAGGAAGGGAAGTCAAGGTTGCTGAAGACCATGCGAGGGGGCATGGCTGGCAGTCGAAGCCAGTGGACAACAGGCaagaaaacagaagaaaaaTGGTTAGAAAATTAGGTGAACATgggcttttatttatttttgaccatTGGTTGTTCATCGGCAGCCATGGATTCATTGTGGAGGGTCATAAGGAGGCCAAGGAACTCAACTGGGGTAGGGTGTAAAAAGATGGCAACACTAGTtgctggaaaaagaaaaagataggcTGGAAAATAGGGGAGGAATAGGGTTGTTTTTCACAGTAAGTTTTCGATGAATCTCTCAACTAACGATAATGATTTAAAGCCAcagaaaaaagaggaagcaaagagaagaaagaccgaGGCATTACCTTGGCTCTGGCAAGTATTAAAGCCTCAATTTTGGCAATGGGGCTAGGCAGCTAAGCCAGGTGTGGGGCTATGAAATAAATGCGAAAACTAGGGTTTTCTAGCCTCCAGTCCTTTCCAAGAACTTCGACTCCTAGTAAGAGTTTTTGAGGAAGGAGACTCCCATAGGAGGTCTTTCTCCAACAAGGCACGTGCAAGAGACGTGCCCGGCTCTGGCTTGGTGTTGTCCCAGAGATGGGCTGATCCAATGGACGGAGCCATCACAGTAATGATGGGGGTCATTAGAGCATCTAGGTTAAACTTTTTATCTAAAATACTCCAATCAAAAGAGCTGTGGCATAAGTAACAATCTACTAGAAAATTTTTACAATGATGATGGTACGGAAAAGTGATGACATTATGTATGATACTGCAAATTGAGCTTCTATAATTAGGTGGGGACACCAGGATTTCAAGTGTGCTTCAGCATCTGTCGGAagaatgggagaggaaggatatAGTTAATTTTGAGCAGGTTTATCAGATATGTTGTACATATAAATGTAATCGGACCAAACTCATTGAGCAAGAACAAGACGTAAAAGGTGCCTAACCACTATGAGTTCTGAATTAAAAAATCACTGCCTCTGATCTATACCCTTCTCTTATATCAGCTAAAAGTTCATTAAAGTCATCATGTCATACTCATGCATGAATTCTTGTAGTAATGAGGTGACTAACATCATAGTATCTCCAGTGATCCCATTATAACAAATTTCACTTTGCACAACCAAGATTTAGAATCTTCTGAAAATACTTGACCTTCGCAGAAGTGTTTCTCGAGAGGAATCTGCTGAAATCTTTCAAGtttccaaaggctccattttTCAGTAGGTACTTTACTAAAAATTTCTGAGACCGTAAAGAACTAATTTCCCATTATCGATCTTTATTTACTCGCTAAGAGATCAATCCCCATTCTATAGAACCTGAAGAACATGATTATAATTGCATGCTGAAGCGTACCGAGACTTTGGTCATGTTGTGCTTGTTTCTTTTACTTCTTTCTTAATTGAATACTAGTGTACGTCTCCATACTTGGCCAACAGCCACTAAATCACCAGAATTAAGCCCAGAGGGTATATCAGTTACTGTAAGCTCAACATCAGAACTGTTAAAACGGCATGCATGCAGCCATGGAATTGCAGTTGATGCCCCATGACACTCTggtgcatgcatatatataatgCCTGGCTGGGCCTGCACTAGTTTTGCCGTTGCACTCTCAATATTGTAATTGGATAAAGGTTACACCCCTTTTTCCTAAAAGAAAGTAAGTTCAAGATGCATTAGGCCAAGTTGTTGCCCCACCATGACATTAGGACTTCTTTCATAATAATATTAGTAGAACACAATAAATCCATTCTTAGTGATAGCTTTCCAATAACAATCAGTACTGCACCCTATTCCTCAACCACCCGCATGTGAAACCATGGAACTTAATTTCCGCATCTATATTCTGCCTGTGCATGTGTTTGTATGTGTACATAGCATTaatacatacgtacatatacatacatgacATAGAATATACATATTATATATGTGTtcacaaataaaacatatacgAATTTAACATGTAGGCGAGATAAAAATGTGTGAgatagaggggggggggggagagagagagagagagagagaggaaggtagGGCGAGAGAGAGACTAACGAAagaagctatatatatatattaatctaTAAAATCCTTCAAACAAATTAAAAGGGGCAACAACAATAATAGAGATTGTACAAGGTTAACAGTATCAAAATTCAAACAAATCACCTCTGTTGTGTGGATTGtccagaggagagagagagagagagaaacataaaaatgggaaaaaaacacacacacaaataCGAGTTTTTATGATCACcaaaaggagagagggagagagagagagacgggaaaagaaaagatattAAGATACCACCATCACCACAAGCATCGTGTGAAAATTTCGCTATCGCCACCAACAACACCCTTCCCTTATCATCCATTATCTCTTCCAGCTCCGACTCCTCGCTAAAGGATCCATGCTCCCGACCACCCAAGTCTCCTTTGCGATTTCTGGCGAGACCTTGAAGAAGTCAGGGGCATAGCTCATCAACAAcaacctctctttctctttctcctcctccctgaTCAACTTTGCAGTCACCTCCTCTCCTGCTCCACCCCTTTCTCCCTCTAACCACCCTTTGGATGGAGCCGATCGGCACCTCATGAGCAAGAGAGCATTTGGAGGTGGCACAGAAGAAGGTGGTGCAACATCATTAAAAGTAccatctctctcttcttcttcttcttcttcttcttcttcttcttcttcttcttcttcctccccttcttcttctacttctttctTACATCCAAGATGTTGGTTctcttctagagccatgaaccaCTTAGAGAATATGTTTGTGGAGCCGCTGCTGTCCACTTCCTTCTCTACCTCTTCTTCCTCgtcctcttcaccatcttcttcatctgtagTGCAATCGACCGAGCCAAAGCACCTCATATCGAAGCGGAGGCCCCGGAGAGCCCCGAGGAACTGCATGATTTCCTTCTTGAAGCCAAGGGCCTCAAGCCAGTTGGGCCTCTTCCTGTGCTTGTGGAGCTTCTCGATCTCCTCCACCACTGAGAGCCAGTCCTTGTCGCTGGTGCCACTTCTGGGCCTGGGCTTGGCCCTCACTTTGATCTGGCCGGCGCAGGTGACCTTGGGAGACGTCGGCTCGGCAATCTCCGAGCTCATGTGCTTGGACTTGGTCTTGAAGAGGGGGCTGGCCTGGCCCCGGTTGCCGGACCTCGATGAGCGGCGCTTGCTGGGCTCCGTCGGCCGAGATGGGCTGCATATCGGCTTTGGCATCAGGGTTAGATGAGCTCTAGAGGGAAAGCAGACCAGAAGGTCTGTTGTAGCCCCTCCAttccctcctccacctcctcctactCTTCCTTTCATGTCgtttcctcctctttctctccctctccctcccccctctttagtttccttctcttttgtttGTGCTGTTTGGTTTGCTTCTCTGGGCTTTGAGGAGAAGAAGGGTAGTTTAAAAGGAAGGAGTATGCCAGCTTTGCCTTCatccttttgtgcttattttagTGTCTCAcaacctcttttttttcctccatctctctcctcaTTTTGCTTTTGGCTGCTGATCACGGGGAGGCTCCTGTGTGGGCCTCAGCTTTGTGCATGGCAAATTAATTAGGTAAAGATGGCTCGCATCACTTGCCTCATGATCCAATCAAAGACCGATTTAGAGTTTGTGCAGGAACTAAAAAGAGAGTTAAGCTTGACAATTAGTTTGTTTATAGCTTCCACTCTTGACGAATTCTGATATATTTCTTGGTTTCGCATGGTAAGTAATAGATTGCAAAGAAATCTTATGGCTTAAGGAATAGTTTTCTGGTGATATATCATTGTTGGGAATAaccttttctcaatcttttggaATTACATTTTAACAAATAGAGGGCGGCTAGTGTAAGCTTGGACTGAGATAAATGTTGTTCAGCTGAAGCTTCTATCATAAACTATGTAAGATAAATAGTCAAAACATTATGATTCTTGATTAATTGTTGGCTAATGGAATGTCTGGCTGGTAATTGGATTCAATCAAACGCCTTTTCTTGGAcgctttttctttttacttaaCTTTAGCACAAAATGTCTGCAACTTTAAGACCGAGAATCCTTTAAATTGACCTATCAATAGAAAATGGATGAAAAAGAAATTAAGGCTCTTAAAAGCCTCTCTAGCAAAAATATGCTATAAAATGTATTCTGTTTAATCATGCCAAAGATAAGAAGAACTGTGTTTGCTAAAGAACaatcaagagaaaagaaaatcaaataccaataacaaatatattttatgaGGAAAAAGAATATATGGGACAAGTAGTACAGGATAGTGATAGAATGGTTTGTGAACATAGTATCAATGATAACCTCCTGATGTAGAAGAGGGTAGTGCCATGAGTGGGATGCCCACCAAAAAAGGTGAGAGATATATTTAAAAGGCATTggttatttttctcaaaataagGACAGCATAAGCATGATGTTTGCTTGTGACTTTGTGGACTTGTCTTTTGGATGTAGGGCACTAATGTTTTACTTATACATGATAAAGAAGGGGTGCAATTATGAAAGGAGTTATGTAATTGAGAGCAAGGGGAGGGCCGCCCTCCCCACTAACGTTCCTGTGGTTGATTGCAAGCAGCTTTGTTGTTGGGAACCTTCTCAAGAGCTACTTTTAGGTCCATAGCAGATGTAAAGCTCTGCAATTGACTATTATTTTATCCTCCATTGCAACCTTTTGCTTGCATTTCATTTAATTTAAATTAGGAGACGAGGATGCATCAAGTTTGCTCAACAACCATGGGTAGGAAAAATATAGCCTGATGATGCAATTTGGGTTGGATTGGGTGATCCtgattttaatcctaatccatcgAGGTTGGAGAATACTAGCAGGCTAGCTATAGGATGTACAAATGTTAACAAGAAGATCgaagttaaatttttttttcctaatatcCCCATAGCTGTCTTTGAATTGGGGTAATGCCCTTATTTGTACATGATAGTGTTAATAAATCAATGTGCAAGAACTTAATTAGTTTGAACATAGGAAGACATGTTAATATGGTGCAGCATGACATTTTGTGTTGTGATGTAATGGTTGGATTGGAAATTATTAGCCACATATTGGACCAGATTGTGAGTCCTAGTTAGGTTCATGACAGATGCAATATTCCAAAACCCACTTAATCTTCCCTTTAGGTCAATGTCATGCTAGTTCCATTGGCAACCCATGGTGAAGGCCTGTTGTGTCCTGATTGAATTTGTTCAATAAATCTATTATCATTGTTCAATAACTCGACTCCAGGTTTCAGCTAATCAAACCAAATTGCAACCAGAAAGCCTACTTGACCAATATCTTGGTAGCCCAACGGCTACTTGTGGTGCCAAGTTCAGAGAACTCGACCGGGCATCCACCTTATGATCCGCTGGTGGATGGAAGTAAAGCAGCTCTCACAACCCCAATGAGCCTAGAGACATTTTACTGGTGTCATGATCAATTTTTTTGAATCGTTTCTTTTCTTGTTAATTCTCAATTATGGACTATAAAAAGGCTTCAATTTAAC is drawn from Phoenix dactylifera cultivar Barhee BC4 unplaced genomic scaffold, palm_55x_up_171113_PBpolish2nd_filt_p 000843F, whole genome shotgun sequence and contains these coding sequences:
- the LOC103720243 gene encoding tau-tubulin kinase 1-like, producing the protein MKGRVGGGGGGNGGATTDLLVCFPSRAHLTLMPKPICSPSRPTEPSKRRSSRSGNRGQASPLFKTKSKHMSSEIAEPTSPKVTCAGQIKVRAKPRPRSGTSDKDWLSVVEEIEKLHKHRKRPNWLEALGFKKEIMQFLGALRGLRFDMRCFGSVDCTTDEEDGEEDEEEEVEKEVDSSGSTNIFSKWFMALEENQHLGCKKEVEEEGEEEEEEEEEEEEEEEEERDGTFNDVAPPSSVPPPNALLLMRCRSAPSKGWLEGERGGAGEEVTAKLIREEEKEKERLLLMSYAPDFFKVSPEIAKETWVVGSMDPLARSRSWKR